The following coding sequences are from one Planctomycetota bacterium window:
- a CDS encoding transcriptional regulator yields the protein MGRTIDFSEFLAISASVTSDEMMARVLSHSRRLTGAEAGTIFLVRREGVKKWLEATHFQNNRIPVPKAVLRVPLNSASIAGYAAETGHMLR from the coding sequence ATGGGCAGGACGATCGACTTCAGCGAATTCCTCGCCATCTCGGCCAGCGTCACCTCGGACGAGATGATGGCCCGGGTACTCAGCCACAGCCGCAGGCTGACGGGTGCCGAGGCCGGGACGATCTTCCTCGTCCGCCGCGAGGGCGTGAAGAAGTGGCTCGAGGCCACGCATTTCCAGAACAACCGCATTCCCGTGCCGAAGGCAGTGCTGCGCGTGCCGCTGAACAGCGCCTCGATCGCCGGCTACGCCGCGGAGACGGGGCACATGCTCCGC